The following coding sequences are from one Triticum dicoccoides isolate Atlit2015 ecotype Zavitan chromosome 4A, WEW_v2.0, whole genome shotgun sequence window:
- the LOC119284687 gene encoding protein IQ-DOMAIN 1-like produces the protein MGRAGRWLRNFLAGGRKDGKRDRPNAEATPGPGPGATPKEKRWSFRRPVALAPEQPGRGVVPRESADGVGASRSSATSEAGFDEKKRAVAVAVATATAADVAGAAAQAAATVARLSSRKVPHLTPPASLLAEGAAAVRIQASFRGYLARTALCALRGIVKLQALVRGQLVRKQAKATLRCMQALLAAQSQLRAQRMRFLQVQDHPPHHTPPPRPRPSSQHSRHRLSSYEMDRSSEENVKIVEMDSGDQPARRGGARGGDRQYSSVEYHHGGGRCSPAPSAMTELSPRASSWHVEDHLSFGTAHSSPRSHSHNASAAMAEPAASDLAFPSYMSNTESSRAKARSQSAPKQRAAAEALERQPSGRRKGAEHRSVPRGARMQRSSSQQQAGSAPRQSPFFHRPWSSSTSVRLDTSTASLKDSECGSTTSSVVTAATTVSTVYSRTRSLVGFEVRRALY, from the exons ATGGGGAGGGCGGGGAGGTGGCTCAGGAACTTCTTGGCCGGCGGCAGGAAGGATGGGAAGAGGGACAGGCCAAACGCCGAGGCCACGCCTGGACCGGGACCGGGGGCGACGCCCAAGGAGAAGAGGTGGAGCTTCCGGCGGCCGGTGGCGctggcgccggagcagccggggcgcggCGTCGTGCCGCGTGAGTCCGCCGACGGCGTTGGCGCGTCTCGGTCGTCAGCGACGTCGGAGGCGGGGTTCGACGAGAAGAAGCGCGCCGTGGCAGTGGCTGTGGCGACTGCGACCGCGGCAGACGTGGCGGGCGCCGCGGCGCAGGCGGCGGCCACTGTGGCACGGTTGTCTTCCCGCAAGGTGCCGCACCTGACGCCGCCGGCGAGCCTCCTCGCCGAGGGGGCGGCGGCTGTCAGGATTCAGGCATCCTTCAGAGGCTATCTG GCGAGAACGGCGCTGTGCGCGCTGAGGGGCATCGTGAAGCTGCAGGCGCTGGTGCGGGGGCAGCTGGTGAGGAAGCAGGCCAAGGCCACGCTCCGGTGCATGCAGGCCCTGCTCGCGGCGCAGTCCCAGCTGCGCGCGCAGCGCATGCGCTTCCTCCAAGTCCAAGACcaccccccccaccacacaccgccGCCCAGGCCACGACCGTCGTCGCAGCACTCGAGGCACCGCCTATCGTCCTAC GAGATGGACCGGTCGAGCGAGGAGAATGTGAAGATCGTGGAGATGGACAGCGGCGACCagccggcgcggcgcggcggggcgAGGGGCGGTGACAGGCAGTACTCTTCCGTCGAGTACCACCACGGCGGCGGCAGGTGCTCGCCGGCGCCGTCGGCCATGACGGAGCTGAGCCCGAGGGCGAGCAGCTGGCACGTGGAGGACCACCTGTCCTTCGGGACGGCGCACAGCAGCCCGCGCTCCCACTCCCACAACGCGTCGGCGGCCATGGCGGAGCCGGCGGCGTCGGACCTGGCGTTCCCGAGCTACATGAGCAACACCGAGTCGTCGAGGGCCAAGGCGCGGTCCCAGAGCGCGCCGAAGCAGCGCGCCGCCGCCGAGGCGCTGGAGAGGCAGCCGAGCGGCAGGCGGAAGGGGGCGGAGCACAGGAGCGTGCCGCGGGGCGCCCGGATGCAGCGGTCGTCGTCGCAGCAGCAGGCCGGGTCGGCGCCGCGGCAGTCGCCCTTCTTCCACCGGCCGTGGTCGTCGTCGACGTCGGTCAGGCTGGACACGTCGACGGCGTCGCTCAAGGACAGCGAGTGCGGGTCCACCACCAGCTCCGTGGTGACCGCGGCCACCACCGTGTCCACCGTCTACAGCCGGACCCGCTCGCTCGTCGGATTCGAG gTGCGCAGGGCCCTGTATTAA
- the LOC119288570 gene encoding basic blue protein-like produces the protein MARPSMGAVALVLLLAWCCAATTVRAREWIVGGDKGWTFGVAGWENDKPIQPGDTLVFKYKPGAHNVVKVEVDGYMDCKAPDGATVHSSGNDTFEMPGGKAYFICTFPGHCEKGMRIGIPPR, from the exons ATGGCACGACCAAGCATGGGCGCCGTCGCCCTCGTGCTGCTTCTGGCCTGGTGCTGCGCGGCGACCACCGTGCGAGCGAGGGAGTGGATCGTCGGCGGCGACAAGGGGTGGACCTTCGGCGTCGCCGGCTGGGAGAACGACAAGCCGATCCAGCCCGGCGACACGCTCG TGTTCAAGTACAAGCCTGGAGCGCACAACGTGGTGAAGGTGGAGGTGGACGGGTACATGGACTGCAAGGCCCCCGACGGCGCCACGGTTCACTCCTCCGGCAACGACACCTTCGAGATGCCCGGCGGCAAGGCCTACTTCATCTGCACCTTCCCCGGCCACTGCGAGAAGGGCATGAGGATCGGCATCCCGCCTAGATAG